CTTAATTTTCCAGTAACAAACCTTGCAGAGCGTCTGCTTTGCAGGGTTTGGCTGTGCCTGTCTTTGTGATAAAGATAGGCTTTGTGAAATAAATCCCGTATAATCCGCGCGAATTTTACAAACTTGCTCATCAAAGGAAGCTAGTTATGGCGATCGAACGCACTTTTTCTATCATCAAGCCTGATGCTGTTGCCAAGAACCACATCGGCGCTATCTACAACCGTTTTGAATCTGCTGGCCTGAAAATCATCGCTGCAAAAATGGTTCACCTGACCAAAGAGCAGGCTGAAGGTTTCTACGCTGAGCACAGCGAGCGTCCTTTCTTCGGCGCCCTGGTATCTTTCATGACTTCTGGTCCTATCATGGTTCAGGTTCTGGAA
The window above is part of the Shewanella litorisediminis genome. Proteins encoded here:
- the ndk gene encoding nucleoside-diphosphate kinase encodes the protein MAIERTFSIIKPDAVAKNHIGAIYNRFESAGLKIIAAKMVHLTKEQAEGFYAEHSERPFFGALVSFMTSGPIMVQVLEGENAVLANREIMGATNPAQAARGTLRADYAASIDENAVHGSDALASAEREIAYFFAADELCPRTR